The nucleotide sequence AAAATAATGATCTTCCCAAAACATTACCTTTCCGTTAATAACTCTTATCGTTTCAAATACCGAATCACCATAAGCATAACCACGATTAGTAATCGATAGATTTGCTTTATCCTCTTCCTGTATGTTTCCGTTAAAATTAATCATAAAAAAGCCCCGTTTTTATAGCGGGGCAAAGGTAAGTTTTATATATCGAATATTAAACCGATCCTAAAACCTGTTTAAGATCTGTAATCATATTTTCCCAAAGCATTTTTCCTTCTTCAACTTCGTCTTCATCTTCAGCAAAATCGGTTATCATTATAGACACATCTTTAGTGATATCATCTACCTGTATACGAATTTCAAAGAAAAATGGAGTATCCTCCTCCTCTAACCATCTAAATTTAACACGCTCATCACTTTTTTTACTTACAAGCTTAGCTTGTTCCTCACTACCTTCCCAAATGAAGGTAAATAATTCGCCACGCGAATTTACATTGTCGGCATACCATTCACTTAATCCTGAAGGAGTTGAAATATATTGATATAGCAATGAAGGAGAAGCATGTATTGGAAATTCCATTTCGTACTTTATCTTATCTTCCATTTTTCGATTTATTAGTTTCGAGCAATATATATATTAATTAGTAACATTAAAAGAAAACAATTTAAATATTTTCTAAAATAATGTTTGTGGCTTTTCAAATTGTTTATATATTTGCACCCGCATTTGCAGCACACCGCAATTGTTTTGAAGGCAGTAATACTGCAAGATACGGCGAGGTAGCTCAGTTGGTTAGAGCGTCGGATTCATAACCCGGAGGTCCCGAGTTCAAATCTCGGTCTCGCTACAGTAATAACAAGGCTTCACAGAAATGTGAAGCTTTTTGTTTTTTAATGGGTACAGAATAGGTACAGAATTTTATCTATTTCAGATAAATTAAAATTAGTGACTTAGAATAATCTCATTTGATGATAATTGAGATCAAATTTTAAGATTAATATCTAATTTTTTATTTGAAGTTTTTTGAATGGATTCATCATTTGACAACAAAATTTTAAGAACTTAACTGTCTTACTTAAAATATTTCCCCTAAATATTTAATTTATTTTCACTTTATTTTTCTGAAAAGGATGTATAAATAATTTTAAAATTCTAATTCTTCCGAAAAATTATATCTCTAAAAAGTCGCTCCAATATATTACCATTTACTGCGTAACCTTATCGATAAAAAATATGCTTTGATAATTGTGAGTAAAAAGATTGTTACTTTAAGTTTAGTTTGTTGATCTAAAGTCGGGTGAGTTATAGACTACAACCATATATTTTAAAGGTCTTCAAGTCATCTGAGCGTTTAATGTAAAAATTAATATATAAGGATAGAACTAGCGTAGGTTAGTTAAATTCCTATAAAACCTACATCCAGAGTATTTTATCACCGAATTGGTATATAGAATTTAAGCCTAGCTTTTATAAATCAATAAGGTCAAGCAGGACTCATAAAAATTTTGTAAAAACTTTTATTAATTTCATTTTATAAAGTCTTTCATTATAGTTTTTAAAGAAAATAGCAACGCTGAGATTTCTAAGATTTTGCTTAATAACTTCTACCAAATACTTAAACTGTAATTAAATTATTTGCTCTTAAAACATGCTAGTAAATATTTATTAATATAAATAACACAATTTGGTGAAAAAGTTTAAAAAGTGTCGATATCCGGAAAATGAACCGGTTAAAAGTGTATTTTTATGAGGATATAACGAGTTAGCCAAAATAACTCCTGACAAAAACACTTTCTGAAAACTGAACTGACCGCAGAAAAATCAACAGTCGAAATTCCATAAAAACGAAGAACATTTTTAAAAAGAAAAGCGGAAAAAACTCGCTGATAAAACCGATCTGATCGCAAAAAATTATAATCAAAATTCGATAAAATCGAACTCTATTTTTAAAGACTTAAAGAATAAAAAAACCAAATAAATGAAATCCAATATTGGATAAAATTTACGGCTATTTTTAGAAGCTAAAACTGACTTTAAGTGGGCAAGCACGAGAAAAAATACTGAAAATTTGAACTTTTAAATGAAATCTGAACTCTAGAATCATCAGCGATGCGGAAATCATTACGCAGAACAAATCTCTCCCTAAAAATGAATTGAAAATTCAGCTAACAATTAAAAAGCAACACTGAAAAAACTTCAAATTGTAAAATTTCGCTTTAAATTTTAGAATTTTATACTCCTCTCCCACTCTGAAAAACATTAAAATTTAAAATCTAATCTAAGCCGATATTCGATAAATCTGATAATATTTTTAAAGAATAAGAAATAAAACAAAATTTGGCGTGTCGTTACATTGGCTAACAACGGTTATAATTCATTGCGGCCGAATTTTATACCAAAAATTCCAGGAATATTTGCTAAATTAGGCGAAGCGGACAAGTCCGCTCAAAACAATCCGCAACGAAATCATAACCGGGGCCGTTGTGCCACATATAAAAAAACACTATTATGAAAAAAATTGTCATCCTAATATTTTTTGTCTTATTTCAATCAGTTAATGCTCAAGTTGAAAAGGACATTCCAATATTCCATAGACTTGTAATTTTGAACGCTGAAAATGAATTAATGGTAGTTAAAATTGAGAACGCTGATTTTTGGGTAACGCCAGGAATGTACCAAACTAAAGAATTATCAATTAAAAAAGGCTTGGACAGTATTGCCTTAAAGTATGGAATTAAAATAGAAAACCTTAAATTAAATGGAGTTTTCATATTAAAAAGAGAGCTAAAAGGAGAAAAATCAACATCTTTGAGAAATGTTTATACTGCAAAAGTAAAAGAAGAGAATATTAAAAAACCCGATGGAATTGAAGAAATAAAGTGGCTATCTGTTGACAAAGCAATTGAAACTATTACTTTCCCTCACATTAACGAAATGATTGAAAAAACAATGACCAAACCAAATGAAGTTTGGGGTGGAACTTTACTTCAGTACAAGGAAAATGAAAATTGGAAAATGAAAATATTAGAAGAATTTTATACCTTGTAAAATCACAAAAATAATTGGGAAAAATACGTGGCACAACACCGTATATAAAAAATAGCTACTTCTTTTCTAAATCGTAAATTTTGGTATATTTGGTAAGTCGCCAAATCTTTTGATTTGGCTTTTGAAAAGTAAAGATAAAATCAAAATGCAAAAGTTTTGGCTTGTGCTAAACCGAAAAAATGACGCTTGTTTTTACGCTACTTTCCATATACAAACTCGTTGGCAGCAAGCTAAAATTACACATAAAAAATAAATGTGACCTAAAGATAATATCTTGACGTATAAAAATTACAATCCGATTATCCAAGTTTTGGGCCTTTTCCTCTTATTAGTAGTTCTTCAAATTTCGTTATTTTTAATGGTGAATACGACTATTGAAAATGATGATTATACTAGAACCGAAATGGCTATTAGTATTGATCTAGGATTGTTAATTGTGGTTTGTTTTTATACATATTATTATAAAAATAATACTCTTAAGAATGTAAAAATTCCTAATTTAAGGAATATTATGGTTTGTATTTTTGTAACAATTTTAATTGTTGTTATCTGGCCATTTCTGGATTTACCTGACCTAATAGATAAAATTTTAAACGAAGAAAAAATTTACAGCTATTCTTTACAAAAGATAACTTGGAATATAACAAGTTTCGAACAGTGCTATTATTCTTTAAGGACTCTTTTGTTAATGCCTATATTGGAAGAAACTTTTTATAGAAAAATAATCTTTGAAAAAATCAATGAAAAATATAAAACTATTACTGCAATATTAATTTCAAGTTTTTTGTTCAGTTTGGGACACTTGGATTATTCGTTTTTTTCAACAGCATTTTTTATAGGAATAATATTAAGTTTAGTTTATATTAAAACAAGGAATCTAGTAATACCCATAGTAATACATTCATTAA is from Zunongwangia endophytica and encodes:
- a CDS encoding START-like domain-containing protein; this translates as MEDKIKYEMEFPIHASPSLLYQYISTPSGLSEWYADNVNSRGELFTFIWEGSEEQAKLVSKKSDERVKFRWLEEEDTPFFFEIRIQVDDITKDVSIMITDFAEDEDEVEEGKMLWENMITDLKQVLGSV
- a CDS encoding CPBP family intramembrane glutamic endopeptidase, which translates into the protein MVNTTIENDDYTRTEMAISIDLGLLIVVCFYTYYYKNNTLKNVKIPNLRNIMVCIFVTILIVVIWPFLDLPDLIDKILNEEKIYSYSLQKITWNITSFEQCYYSLRTLLLMPILEETFYRKIIFEKINEKYKTITAILISSFLFSLGHLDYSFFSTAFFIGIILSLVYIKTRNLVIPIVIHSLINLSNNFFS